A window of the Henckelia pumila isolate YLH828 chromosome 3, ASM3356847v2, whole genome shotgun sequence genome harbors these coding sequences:
- the LOC140889941 gene encoding uncharacterized protein, whose product MDKEWMSKNRLSPEYDIGVESFLKFALKNTDDPDAIPCPCAKCGNIKKKNVQTIRAHLYSNGIDLTYHTWIWHGERCMSRNSMNDNVRASQGVHKTFAEEPVDMVQDVYDSYAENPNQFTKLLEDAEKPLYPGCTKFTKLSAIVKLFNLKAKYNWSDKSFTDMLLLFGEMLPDKNELPLSLYDAKKSLCALGMDHVRIHACPNDCILYRKEYEDFANCPTCGTSRWKVGNNSKVKGVPAKVLWYFSPIPRFQIMFRNKMISKELTWHSDKRICDGYLRHPADAPCWKLVDHKWPDFASEPRNLRLAISADGVNPQSLMISAYNCWPVLMITYNLPPWLCMKRKFVMLTLLISGPRQPGNDIDVYLAPLIDDLKCLWDTGVEAYDAYREESFSLKAILLWTINDFPAYGNMSGCVVKGYHACPICAENTYSTRLKHSRKMSYTGHRRFLPLNHPYRRQKKTFNGNQEFNPAPNPLSGHEVLERVEKN is encoded by the coding sequence ATGGATAAAGAATGGATGTCAAAGAATAGATTATCACCTGAATATGATATTGGAGTAGAGTCTTTCTTGAAATTTGCATTGAAAAACACCGATGATCCTGATGCAATCCCTTGCCCATGTGCAAAATGTGGTaatataaaaaagaaaaatgttCAAACTATAAGAGCACATTTGTATAGTAATGGGATAGATTTGACATACCACACATGGATATGGCATGGAGAAAGATGTATGAGTAGGAACTCAATGAATGATAATGTTCGAGCAAGTCAAGGTGTGCACAAAACTTTTGCTGAGGAACCGGTAGATATGGTACAGGATGTATATGATAGTTATGCTGAGAATCCAAATCAATTCACTAAGTTACTAGAAGATGCTGAGAAACCTTTATATCCTGGATGTACTAAATTCACAAAGTTATCTGCAATTGTGAAATTATTTAACTTGAAGGCAAAATATAATTGGAGTGATAAAAGTTTCACCGATATGCTTCTTCTGTTTGGAGAAATGCTTCCAGATAAAAACGAATTGCCTTTGTCTTTGTATGATGCAAAGAAAAGCTTATGTGCATTAGGAATGGATCATGTCAGAATTCATGCTTGCCCTAATGATTGTATCTTATACCGGAAGGAGTATGAAGATTTTGCCAATTGCCCTACTTGTGGAACGTCAAGGTGGAAGGTGGGCAACAATTCTAAAGTAAAAGGTGTTCCAGCAAAGGTCTTATGGTATTTTTCTCCCATTCCAAGATTTCAAATAATGTTTCGAAATAAGATGATATCCAAGGAGTTAACTTGGCACTCTGATAAAAGAATTTGTGATGGATACCTACGACATCCAGCTGATGCACCTTGTTGGAAATTAGTTGATCACAAGTGGCCAGATTTTGCATCTGAGCCAAGAAATCTTAGATTGGCTATATCAGCAGACGGAGTCAATCCCCAAAGTTTGATGATTTCTGCATATAATTGTTGGCCAGTTTTAATGATCACATACAATCTTCCTCCATGGTTGTGTATGAAGAGAAAATTTGTGATGCTTACTTTGTTGATATCTGGTCCTAGACAACCGGGCAATGATATTGATGTGTACTTGGCACCTCTAATTGATGACCTAAAATGCCTTTGGGATACAGGTGTTGAAGCATATGATGCATATCGAGAAGAAAGTTTCTCTCTTAAAGCTATCTTACTATGGACAATCAATGATTTCCCTGCATATGGGAACATGTCAGGATGTGTAGTGAAAGGATATCATGCATGTCCTATTTGTGCAGAAAATACATACTCAACAAGGTTGAAGCATAGTAGAAAAATGTCATATACAGGTCATCGAAGGTTTTTACCTTTAAATCATCCTTATCGAAGGCAAAAGAAGACTTTTAATGGGAATCAAGAGTTTAACCCCGCACCGAATCCATTGAGTGGCCATGAAGTATTggaaagagttgaaaaaaattAG